In Anaerolineales bacterium, a genomic segment contains:
- a CDS encoding ABC transporter ATP-binding protein: MLEVQNVTQRFGGLTALNKVSLTVQSGRVTGLIGPNGAGKTTLINAISAFVRPSEGEIRFGGQAIQRFSPHRIARLGIARTYQNIRLFGELTVRDNLIVAQHTHGHSSILDSLLTTPYFRRERRGLIAAADALLERFGLAALADVPAAALPYGDQRRLELARALASRPTLILLDEPTAGMNPVETEALGEHVLRLKAEGVGILVIEHDMTFIHQVCDDIYVLNFGEIIAQGLPAAIKQNPAVIAAYLGDDES, from the coding sequence ATGTTGGAAGTTCAGAATGTGACGCAGCGCTTCGGCGGGCTGACCGCACTCAATAAGGTGAGCCTCACCGTACAGAGCGGGCGCGTCACCGGCTTGATTGGACCGAACGGGGCGGGCAAAACAACCCTGATCAACGCGATCAGCGCCTTTGTGCGCCCCTCAGAGGGAGAAATCCGTTTTGGCGGGCAGGCGATTCAGCGCTTCTCGCCGCACCGCATCGCCCGCTTGGGGATCGCCCGCACCTACCAAAACATTCGCCTCTTTGGGGAACTAACCGTCCGCGATAACCTGATCGTTGCCCAACATACGCACGGACATTCCTCAATCCTTGATTCGCTCCTGACAACACCCTACTTTCGCCGCGAACGGCGAGGGTTGATCGCCGCCGCCGATGCTCTTTTGGAGCGCTTTGGCTTGGCGGCACTAGCCGATGTTCCAGCAGCGGCGCTCCCCTATGGCGATCAGCGCCGTTTGGAATTGGCGCGGGCGCTGGCGAGCCGCCCCACCCTGATCCTCTTGGACGAGCCGACAGCCGGTATGAATCCGGTGGAAACCGAGGCACTTGGCGAACACGTCTTACGCCTGAAAGCCGAAGGGGTGGGCATTCTTGTTATTGAACACGATATGACCTTCATTCACCAAGTCTGTGATGATATTTACGTCCTCAATTTTGGGGAGATCATCGCACAAGGGTTGCCCGCCGCCATCAAACAAAATCCGGCGGTCATTGCCGCCTATTTAGGCGACGATGAATCATGA
- a CDS encoding polysaccharide deacetylase family protein, with amino-acid sequence MSQPLSRRAFLRHLGILGAGLLSGGRALRGAGGTLPTPPTLMFHTKDRWKLERIMTLIADQGYEPIQYAELLKAIQGVAALPPKPIILTIDDLGTAYIQPYFLAMAEVIEAAGYRGVFAVVTNETAARTPKSFAVIRELAERGWELTSHTTSHRSLPRILNSETGALEAEIVGSARRMEDGLGISPIALVAPYGNVYSEHRLRVFDERIFETMRLTSYQFLVGIVGGRVIDTNTERPYYVGRVGPGNDWRDTDVYLRYFGEGG; translated from the coding sequence ATGAGCCAGCCCCTTTCCCGCCGCGCTTTTTTGCGTCATTTGGGCATCCTCGGTGCGGGGCTGCTCAGCGGGGGGAGGGCGCTGCGTGGGGCGGGAGGGACGCTCCCCACACCGCCAACGCTCATGTTTCACACGAAAGATCGGTGGAAACTGGAAAGGATCATGACCCTGATTGCCGATCAGGGCTACGAACCGATCCAGTATGCCGAGTTGCTGAAGGCAATACAGGGAGTGGCAGCGCTCCCCCCCAAGCCCATTATCCTGACCATTGACGATTTGGGGACGGCGTATATTCAGCCCTATTTTTTGGCGATGGCGGAGGTCATTGAGGCGGCGGGCTACCGCGGCGTTTTTGCCGTCGTCACCAACGAGACGGCAGCACGAACGCCGAAAAGTTTCGCCGTGATCCGCGAGTTGGCGGAGCGCGGATGGGAACTGACCAGCCACACGACAAGTCACCGCAGCCTGCCACGTATTCTGAACAGCGAGACGGGCGCCCTAGAGGCGGAGATCGTTGGCTCGGCACGGCGCATGGAGGATGGTCTTGGCATTAGTCCCATTGCGCTCGTTGCCCCTTACGGAAATGTGTATTCGGAACACCGTCTGCGCGTCTTTGACGAGCGCATTTTCGAGACGATGCGCCTGACAAGCTATCAATTTTTGGTGGGGATTGTCGGTGGACGGGTCATTGATACAAACACCGAACGCCCTTACTATGTGGGGCGGGTGGGACCAGGCAACGATTGGCGTGACACTGATGTTTACCTGCGTTATTTTGGCGAAGGGGGATAA
- a CDS encoding PAS domain S-box protein, whose product MKPNQILLRAGDSPAWIERLIAPAPTVHDLTQREQSRFLSIFLLVTAFLGAGMTIIVNIGYPWETIRIDPINIIATVSVVVLLILYTANRAGHYKLAASSAILFTTFVIFVAANPFLRKDTLGILHFLVIPVLLSAMLRSRRFTIFLIVVQQIGAITYVTLLLRLENLTFGQIFGIDSPVGFPLLISVLVITVVNQQQRFEKIRRRETAESEDRYRSIVELSPDAIVITYNETFLYMNQAARRLLGLIDHPEWGALITPVSIIHPEDVAHVRAIIHATERETIPVRQRLLRPDGVIIPVEAIGAVIHFDNVLARQTVMRNITDQLEAERRALELAVERERMHLLETFISNASHDLKTPITALTTSAYVLEQFISRIVEQLAYIQNAPTVRDVVAPSANLRQMVSLVEDRAMGLRENADRLNRLLNTMLDMMRLDQRGTYDLAPCNLDRLVGDVVNAYIEEAAARQVTLVYEPNPITRLVCLDEGEFIRVVQNLVENAIRYTPAGGRVTLRSGQRVNQAWLTVHDTGIGISDVDLPHIFERLYRADKARSVHTGGNGLGLAIVKAIVEGHKGTIRVESQLNMGSTFMVVIPIACV is encoded by the coding sequence ATGAAACCCAACCAAATTCTCCTCAGGGCGGGCGACTCTCCGGCATGGATTGAGCGCCTGATCGCCCCTGCCCCCACCGTACACGATTTGACGCAGCGGGAACAATCCCGTTTTCTTTCTATTTTTCTCCTCGTCACGGCGTTCCTCGGTGCCGGAATGACCATCATTGTCAATATTGGCTATCCATGGGAAACGATCCGCATTGATCCGATCAACATCATTGCGACCGTTTCGGTGGTTGTCCTGCTTATCCTCTATACGGCAAACCGCGCCGGACACTATAAACTGGCAGCGTCAAGCGCAATCTTATTCACCACCTTCGTCATTTTCGTTGCGGCGAATCCTTTTTTGCGGAAAGATACCCTCGGCATCCTTCATTTTTTGGTCATTCCCGTTCTTTTGTCGGCAATGCTGCGCTCACGACGCTTCACCATTTTTCTCATTGTGGTACAGCAAATTGGGGCGATCACCTATGTCACGTTGCTGCTGAGGCTAGAAAACCTCACCTTTGGGCAGATTTTTGGGATTGATAGTCCGGTGGGATTTCCCCTGCTGATCTCTGTCTTGGTCATTACTGTTGTGAACCAGCAGCAGCGTTTTGAGAAAATTCGCCGCCGAGAGACCGCCGAGAGCGAAGACCGTTACCGCAGCATTGTTGAACTCTCGCCTGATGCTATCGTGATCACCTACAATGAAACCTTTCTCTATATGAATCAGGCGGCACGGCGGCTGTTGGGGCTGATCGATCATCCAGAGTGGGGAGCGCTGATCACGCCTGTCTCCATCATTCACCCAGAGGATGTCGCCCATGTACGGGCGATCATCCACGCCACCGAACGAGAGACAATCCCTGTTCGCCAGCGCTTGCTGCGCCCCGATGGAGTGATCATTCCGGTAGAGGCGATTGGGGCAGTCATTCACTTTGATAACGTCCTAGCACGCCAAACCGTGATGCGCAACATCACCGACCAATTGGAGGCAGAGCGCCGGGCGCTGGAGCTTGCCGTTGAGCGCGAGCGGATGCACCTTCTAGAGACATTCATCAGCAATGCCTCGCACGATCTGAAAACACCAATCACCGCCCTGACAACCTCCGCCTATGTTTTGGAGCAGTTCATCAGCCGCATTGTTGAACAGCTTGCTTACATCCAAAACGCCCCCACCGTTAGGGATGTGGTTGCCCCAAGCGCAAACTTACGCCAAATGGTCAGCTTGGTGGAAGATCGAGCGATGGGCTTGCGGGAGAACGCAGACCGCCTGAACCGCCTCTTGAACACGATGCTCGATATGATGCGCTTGGATCAACGGGGGACGTATGACCTTGCCCCGTGTAATTTGGATCGGCTTGTGGGCGACGTGGTGAACGCCTATATAGAGGAAGCCGCAGCGCGACAGGTGACACTCGTCTACGAGCCAAACCCCATAACGCGCTTGGTCTGTCTGGATGAAGGAGAGTTTATCCGGGTAGTGCAAAACCTAGTGGAGAATGCCATCCGCTACACGCCCGCCGGGGGACGGGTCACACTCCGCAGCGGGCAGCGGGTCAATCAGGCGTGGTTGACCGTCCACGACACGGGGATAGGCATTAGCGATGTTGACTTGCCGCACATTTTTGAGCGGCTCTACCGCGCAGACAAGGCACGATCCGTCCACACAGGGGGGAATGGCTTGGGATTGGCAATTGTCAAGGCAATTGTCGAGGGACATAAAGGGACAATCCGCGTGGAGAGCCAACTGAATATGGGCAGCACCTTCATGGTAGTGATCCCCATTGCCTGTGTGTAA
- a CDS encoding aldo/keto reductase, which translates to MATKSLPKHPFGRTGHHSSQLIFGAVALDKATPAEAAQTLALLFEYGINHIDTAASYGTSEDKLKPWLKDHRDQFFLATKTGIRTYEGAKESLHRSLERMGVSSVDLIQLHYLVNPDEWTTAMSSNGALEALIEAREQGLTRFIGVTGHDVAITAMHMRSMEHFAFDSILLPYNWILMQNPTYAAGFESLLALCAERGTAVQTIKAIARGAWGANGQQGPTWYEPFTDQAAIDAAVQWVIGRPEVFLNTVGDVRLLPKVLDAAARFERRPSDEAMREAMAEGTPLFV; encoded by the coding sequence ATGGCGACGAAATCTCTCCCCAAACACCCATTCGGACGGACAGGACACCACAGTTCCCAACTTATTTTCGGCGCGGTGGCGTTGGATAAGGCGACACCAGCCGAGGCAGCGCAAACGCTTGCTCTGCTCTTTGAGTATGGCATCAACCATATTGATACAGCAGCCAGCTACGGCACATCGGAAGATAAACTGAAACCATGGCTGAAGGATCACCGCGATCAGTTTTTCCTTGCCACAAAAACGGGCATCCGCACCTATGAAGGGGCAAAAGAGAGCCTCCACCGTTCGTTGGAACGGATGGGGGTCAGTTCGGTTGACCTGATTCAACTTCATTATTTGGTAAACCCCGATGAATGGACGACGGCGATGAGTTCCAATGGGGCGCTAGAGGCTCTGATCGAGGCGCGGGAACAGGGCTTGACGCGCTTCATTGGCGTCACCGGACACGACGTGGCGATCACCGCAATGCACATGCGCAGCATGGAACATTTTGCTTTCGATTCCATTTTGCTCCCCTACAACTGGATTCTGATGCAAAATCCGACCTACGCGGCGGGGTTTGAGTCTTTGCTTGCGCTGTGCGCCGAACGCGGCACGGCGGTGCAGACGATCAAGGCGATTGCGCGTGGGGCATGGGGGGCAAATGGTCAGCAGGGACCAACATGGTACGAGCCATTTACCGACCAAGCGGCGATTGATGCGGCGGTGCAGTGGGTAATTGGGCGTCCGGAGGTCTTTCTGAACACGGTGGGCGATGTGCGCTTGCTGCCAAAGGTCTTGGATGCGGCTGCCCGCTTTGAGCGCCGCCCCTCTGATGAGGCGATGCGCGAGGCAATGGCAGAGGGGACGCCTCTGTTTGTCTAG
- a CDS encoding redoxin domain-containing protein: MTGDINLLVAFLGGVISFLSPCVLPLVPGYIGYLTARAAGQSVAELRAAGAGGAAIRVNRASVFLHGVFFVGGFTLVFIFFGLILSAGLTALQSISGNAQDAKLILQKVGGIVVIFFGLHMMGGTRWLASFLRRVAPNSPITQFVTRLSGWLYMDTRRQVDTNGAGGYAGSLLMGMFFGAGWSPCIGPILGGILTSASLATSGSAFLGAGVQMLVYSLGLGMPFLLTALALNRMRSLFKRIQRHMRAVELVSGSFMILVGVLLYTGELTRLANAGGALADFVYNLDGCVSGGTPLAEFGVCMQYGPDYKYILAGKGERPLPPTPAATPPVGVPDAAVNVVGFGVGQTPPDFRTTHPDGTPIALSDLRGEVVLLNFWATWCTPCKKEMPFFQEMLKTYSGKGFTVLAVNFLEDSAKIEAFLAAEGLDLPIAMDTSGAINRQYKVLGYPTTYIIGRDMRILAVQSGPFDLALFENALKGWLN, translated from the coding sequence ATGACCGGTGATATCAATTTGCTCGTTGCCTTTCTCGGCGGCGTGATCTCGTTTCTCTCGCCCTGTGTGCTGCCCCTTGTGCCGGGTTACATTGGCTATCTGACAGCACGAGCGGCGGGGCAATCCGTTGCCGAACTGCGGGCAGCGGGGGCGGGCGGGGCGGCAATCCGCGTGAATCGCGCTTCCGTCTTTTTGCATGGTGTGTTTTTTGTCGGCGGGTTCACACTGGTGTTCATCTTCTTCGGCTTGATCCTCAGCGCAGGCTTGACGGCACTGCAAAGCATTTCGGGAAATGCCCAAGATGCCAAGCTCATCTTGCAAAAGGTAGGCGGGATCGTCGTCATATTCTTTGGGCTGCACATGATGGGCGGGACGCGCTGGCTGGCGTCATTCCTGCGGCGTGTTGCCCCCAATAGCCCGATCACGCAGTTCGTGACGCGGCTTTCCGGCTGGCTTTACATGGACACCCGCCGCCAAGTCGATACGAACGGGGCGGGTGGGTATGCCGGATCACTCCTCATGGGGATGTTTTTCGGCGCGGGGTGGTCGCCCTGCATCGGACCGATTTTGGGCGGCATTTTGACCTCGGCATCGCTGGCAACATCGGGCAGCGCGTTCCTCGGCGCGGGCGTCCAGATGCTCGTTTATTCCTTGGGCTTGGGTATGCCGTTTTTGCTCACAGCGCTGGCGCTCAACCGGATGCGCAGCCTCTTCAAGCGGATTCAACGCCATATGCGGGCGGTGGAACTCGTCAGCGGCTCGTTCATGATCCTTGTCGGCGTGCTGCTCTACACGGGCGAATTGACGCGCCTAGCGAATGCGGGCGGGGCGCTGGCAGATTTCGTCTATAACCTTGATGGCTGTGTCAGCGGCGGAACCCCGCTTGCCGAATTCGGCGTATGTATGCAGTATGGTCCCGATTACAAGTACATTTTAGCGGGCAAAGGAGAGAGACCACTGCCCCCCACACCCGCCGCGACACCACCAGTGGGTGTTCCCGATGCGGCGGTGAACGTCGTCGGGTTTGGGGTGGGGCAAACCCCGCCCGATTTCCGCACGACACACCCCGATGGAACGCCCATAGCACTCTCCGACCTTCGCGGGGAGGTGGTTTTGCTCAATTTTTGGGCAACATGGTGTACTCCATGTAAGAAGGAAATGCCCTTTTTCCAAGAGATGCTGAAAACCTATAGCGGGAAGGGATTCACCGTCCTCGCCGTGAATTTCCTTGAGGACAGCGCCAAGATAGAGGCATTCTTGGCGGCGGAAGGGCTTGATCTCCCCATTGCGATGGATACCTCCGGCGCGATCAACCGCCAGTACAAGGTGTTGGGCTACCCCACAACATACATCATCGGGCGGGATATGCGCATCCTTGCCGTTCAATCGGGTCCATTCGATCTGGCGCTGTTTGAGAACGCCCTCAAAGGGTGGCTGAACTAG
- a CDS encoding TetR/AcrR family transcriptional regulator, giving the protein MKDAAQVQFETAQRTQILDAAAKCFSQQGFHSTTIKNIAKEAGIADGTIYNYFTNKPALLVGIFNRMRGLVEPDQHALSKLIEGDLPIFLRAFLQLPLTTLHQDNFQLFRVVLSEMMVNDDLRQLYYGEILEPTFAFAKRYFGT; this is encoded by the coding sequence ATGAAAGATGCCGCCCAAGTGCAGTTTGAAACAGCACAGCGCACCCAGATATTGGATGCCGCCGCAAAATGCTTTTCACAGCAGGGATTTCACAGCACGACGATTAAAAACATTGCCAAAGAAGCCGGTATTGCCGATGGCACAATTTATAACTACTTCACGAATAAGCCTGCCTTGTTGGTAGGCATTTTCAACCGCATGAGAGGGTTGGTTGAACCGGATCAACATGCGTTATCGAAGCTGATCGAGGGCGATCTGCCGATCTTTTTGAGAGCGTTTCTGCAACTGCCTTTGACGACGCTTCATCAGGATAATTTCCAACTCTTTCGCGTCGTACTCTCCGAAATGATGGTCAATGATGACCTTCGCCAGCTTTATTACGGGGAGATTCTTGAACCAACCTTTGCCTTTGCCAAAAGGTATTTTGGAACATAG